In the genome of Halarsenatibacter silvermanii, one region contains:
- a CDS encoding lipoate--protein ligase family protein, translated as MPEWRLLITDPAAGHYNMAVDEAIMRSHREGSTPPTLRFYSWKPPALSLGFFQQIEDIDREACRKKGIDIVRRLTGGRAILHDEELTYSLTVREDLDLLSDSVVESYRQISEGLVSGLQKVGVPAELKPRQKGKKAPSGKSSACFDAPSWYEIVSDGKKLIGSAQTRKKGAILQHGSLPFRQDSQKIFDLFNFSSDHEREKMRRFYSLKSTSLDELGADSLSFEDLSAALSKGISEALSIDLKAGSLTEKERRLAGELAREKYKNSTWNYRR; from the coding sequence ATGCCAGAATGGCGGCTTTTGATAACCGATCCAGCTGCAGGTCATTATAATATGGCCGTGGATGAGGCCATCATGAGATCTCATCGGGAGGGCAGCACTCCGCCCACTCTGCGATTTTACAGCTGGAAACCCCCGGCTTTGTCGCTGGGTTTTTTTCAGCAGATAGAGGATATCGATCGTGAGGCCTGCCGTAAAAAAGGCATAGATATCGTAAGAAGGCTGACAGGCGGCCGTGCTATTCTTCATGACGAGGAGCTGACCTACAGCCTGACAGTTCGCGAGGATCTCGACCTCCTTTCCGACTCCGTCGTGGAAAGCTACCGTCAGATAAGCGAAGGACTGGTGAGCGGATTACAAAAGGTGGGGGTCCCGGCAGAACTCAAACCCCGCCAGAAGGGAAAAAAAGCCCCCTCCGGAAAGTCCTCAGCCTGTTTTGATGCCCCTTCCTGGTATGAAATTGTCAGTGATGGTAAAAAACTCATAGGCAGCGCCCAGACCAGAAAAAAGGGAGCAATATTACAGCACGGTTCACTCCCCTTTCGCCAGGACAGCCAAAAAATTTTTGATCTCTTCAACTTTTCCAGCGATCACGAAAGGGAAAAAATGCGTCGTTTTTACTCGCTCAAATCGACCTCGCTGGATGAACTGGGAGCTGATTCTCTTAGTTTTGAGGATCTGAGCGCAGCTCTCAGCAAAGGCATATCCGAAGCTCTATCTATCGATTTAAAAGCCGGTTCGCTCACAGAAAAAGAGCGCAGGCTTGCCGGGGAACTCGCCCGGGAAAAATATAAAAACAGCACCTGGAACTACAGGAGGTGA
- the lipA gene encoding lipoyl synthase — MTENRSRLPDWLRQKDPIQREMMNTRRLLAGLELNTVCQNARCPNIGECYSRDTATFMVLGSRCTRSCNFCAVTHGSPLPVDLTEPNRLAQAVIRLDLNHVVITSVTRDDLPLGGARQFVRVIEAIRAAQPDATIEVLTPDFQLEEKALKLIREAQPEIFNHNIETVPSLYSRVRPEADYKRSLKLLSKMADAEGEMMIKSGLMLGLGESEEELQKVWKDLRGAGCQILTMGQYLQPTDSNLPVEEYIRPEEFERLKEKAEDLGFEQVIAGPYVRSSYLADKSSRELLNS, encoded by the coding sequence ATGACAGAGAATAGAAGCAGACTGCCCGATTGGCTGCGCCAAAAAGACCCGATTCAAAGAGAGATGATGAATACCCGCCGGCTGTTGGCAGGCCTGGAACTCAACACTGTCTGTCAAAACGCCCGCTGTCCCAATATAGGTGAATGTTACTCTCGTGATACCGCCACCTTCATGGTTCTGGGCAGCCGCTGCACCCGCAGCTGCAATTTTTGCGCGGTAACACACGGTTCTCCCCTGCCGGTGGATTTAACAGAACCCAACCGACTGGCTCAGGCGGTTATCCGCCTGGATTTAAACCACGTGGTGATAACTTCGGTGACTCGCGATGATCTGCCGCTGGGAGGGGCCAGGCAATTTGTCCGGGTCATCGAAGCAATTCGAGCTGCCCAGCCAGATGCTACCATCGAAGTTCTGACACCCGATTTCCAGCTGGAGGAAAAAGCTCTCAAATTAATCCGGGAAGCACAGCCGGAGATTTTCAACCACAATATAGAGACGGTCCCCTCTCTTTACAGCCGGGTCAGACCGGAAGCCGATTATAAAAGGTCTCTAAAGCTGCTCTCAAAGATGGCAGACGCCGAAGGAGAAATGATGATTAAATCCGGACTAATGCTGGGACTGGGCGAATCCGAAGAGGAACTCCAGAAGGTCTGGAAGGATCTGCGCGGAGCTGGCTGCCAGATTCTGACCATGGGCCAGTATCTCCAGCCCACTGACAGCAATCTGCCGGTGGAGGAATATATTCGTCCGGAGGAGTTTGAACGTTTAAAAGAGAAAGCTGAAGATCTGGGTTTTGAGCAGGTAATAGCCGGTCCCTATGTGCGCAGTTCTTATCTGGCCGACAAAAGCAGCCGCGAACTGCTCAACAGCTGA
- a CDS encoding MATE family efflux transporter, whose product MKQQAEAQENIIDRPIIPTMIKLSWPIIVGQGMHLMYQLADTFWIGRLGAEHLAAITLSFPLLFIVFSMGTGFSIAGVSLVSQYTGAEEHDNAGRAAAQVLLFAVLISLLFMIPGRIFSTEMLILIGAEAEVLPLAEEYFNIFVSAIPIIFVYFVFSASLEGIGDTITPMKIKIISVIANIILDPFLIFGWSVFPEMGIAGAAAATVFSRLAAGIVGIYIMLRGLTQLKIRPKHFIPDPGLIKKIFRIGLPAAFGDSGLAIAITVMTSLVAGFGTTTVAAWGIANRVTSMIRMPAFGMGRATGIMVGQHLGADHPDEAGKVSSLGTRITFGFMLILAVLLLIFSSDIIAVFTAEDQVVEVGAEFLNIVGFAYAFLGAQIVLSGALNGAGKTAQQTFFRLLSLWGFQIPFSYLLAYQLSWGRQGIWWGILLAKMLGFLVLLIWFRRGTWKTKEI is encoded by the coding sequence ATGAAACAGCAGGCTGAAGCACAGGAAAATATCATAGACAGGCCTATCATACCGACGATGATCAAATTATCCTGGCCGATAATAGTAGGACAGGGAATGCACCTTATGTATCAGCTGGCAGATACTTTCTGGATAGGCAGACTCGGTGCTGAACATTTAGCCGCAATCACCCTATCCTTTCCCCTTCTCTTCATCGTATTTTCGATGGGGACAGGTTTTTCGATAGCAGGTGTTTCCCTTGTTTCTCAGTATACCGGAGCCGAAGAGCACGATAATGCCGGAAGGGCAGCAGCCCAGGTGCTTTTGTTTGCCGTGCTGATCTCGCTGCTTTTTATGATTCCCGGCCGAATATTCAGCACTGAAATGTTAATTCTCATAGGTGCTGAAGCCGAAGTTCTGCCCCTGGCCGAGGAATATTTCAATATATTCGTATCTGCCATACCTATAATCTTTGTATATTTCGTCTTCTCGGCTTCTCTTGAGGGCATCGGAGACACCATAACTCCGATGAAGATCAAAATCATTTCGGTAATTGCTAATATAATTCTCGATCCCTTTTTGATATTCGGCTGGTCGGTATTCCCAGAAATGGGAATAGCCGGAGCTGCAGCAGCCACCGTTTTCTCGCGGCTGGCAGCCGGCATTGTCGGTATTTATATTATGCTGCGCGGACTCACCCAGCTCAAAATCAGACCAAAACATTTCATCCCTGATCCGGGGCTGATCAAGAAAATCTTTCGCATCGGCCTGCCAGCAGCTTTCGGAGACTCCGGTCTGGCTATAGCAATAACCGTTATGACTTCGCTGGTGGCGGGCTTCGGCACGACAACTGTGGCTGCCTGGGGTATAGCCAATCGGGTTACTTCGATGATCCGCATGCCGGCTTTTGGTATGGGCCGGGCGACAGGAATAATGGTCGGCCAGCACCTGGGAGCGGACCACCCTGACGAAGCCGGAAAAGTTTCCTCGCTGGGAACCAGAATAACTTTCGGTTTTATGCTGATACTGGCCGTTTTGCTGCTCATCTTTTCCTCTGATATAATAGCTGTATTCACGGCGGAAGACCAGGTGGTCGAAGTCGGTGCAGAATTTTTAAATATCGTCGGTTTTGCCTACGCTTTTCTTGGAGCTCAGATAGTTCTCAGCGGTGCACTCAACGGGGCCGGCAAAACAGCCCAGCAGACTTTTTTCAGGCTGCTTTCACTCTGGGGGTTTCAAATTCCCTTCTCCTATCTTCTCGCCTATCAACTGAGCTGGGGGCGTCAGGGAATATGGTGGGGCATTCTGCTCGCCAAGATGCTGGGTTTTCTGGTGCTCCTGATCTGGTTTCGCAGGGGGACCTGGAAAACAAAGGAGATTTAG
- a CDS encoding S8/S53 family peptidase, producing MRKITKILIICLLIILAGFAWLSHLHRENKERSSTTVFVIDAGFQPEVRREVQPRSPAPLPGHGQLTSDLIARRAGELAVIRELELEGAGEKRRQNFLEHLLYIGDYARANPDKKIFVNISLAFSEPSPIEKRAIEDLERLDVLVVAAAGNSGDERVFYPSGYAGVLSISGASSRGRYNYATYGEHIDLAAPGGVRRLLPRDFGSFSLTRFESQGTSFSAPRVVGELARLAALTDQEVDPGQLAELSQRKAASISDDIYREGLLGSGLFQPGHLERYFLPELFWRTRLLYLLAVMILPTIYFMTGDFTRWRRRKSITAAAGEKKLADLAEKVPGDYISLIDKKLRSSRHMSRRKFCRYLLKDEVDFSRVANFLGELSEEEVYHLLIDVLEQEKIDPEKLAHNLVSVDRNLARKMTRRVDWRRRAEKCDRRELEMRFLLRNFLELRSFAEAGELAALIIKKSSSPWLLHYSLRALKRLDSSLGEIGLKTGDLQRLENLDHPLIAGELSGIRAKIQNNGLEVE from the coding sequence ATGCGCAAAATAACCAAAATCCTGATAATCTGTCTGTTGATAATTCTCGCCGGCTTCGCCTGGCTTTCTCATCTGCATCGTGAGAACAAAGAGAGAAGCTCAACTACGGTTTTTGTGATAGATGCTGGTTTTCAGCCGGAAGTGCGGAGAGAAGTTCAGCCACGTTCCCCCGCTCCGCTGCCCGGACACGGGCAGCTCACCTCTGATTTGATCGCGCGCCGGGCCGGAGAGCTGGCGGTAATACGAGAGCTGGAGCTGGAGGGAGCCGGTGAGAAACGCAGACAGAATTTTCTCGAACATCTGCTTTATATAGGCGATTATGCCCGGGCCAATCCCGATAAAAAAATATTTGTCAATATCAGTCTGGCCTTTTCCGAACCCTCGCCGATTGAGAAAAGGGCAATCGAAGATCTGGAAAGATTAGATGTGCTGGTGGTGGCCGCTGCCGGCAACAGCGGAGATGAAAGGGTGTTTTATCCGTCCGGTTATGCCGGGGTTTTGAGTATCAGTGGAGCTTCTTCGCGGGGCAGGTATAATTATGCCACCTATGGCGAACATATTGATCTTGCAGCTCCGGGAGGGGTACGCCGGCTGCTTCCGCGCGACTTTGGTTCTTTTTCTCTGACCCGCTTTGAATCACAGGGCACCTCTTTTTCCGCTCCCCGGGTCGTCGGAGAACTGGCCCGCCTGGCTGCTCTCACAGATCAGGAAGTCGATCCCGGGCAGCTGGCTGAGCTGAGTCAGCGCAAGGCTGCCAGTATCTCAGATGATATTTATCGCGAGGGGCTTCTGGGCAGCGGATTGTTTCAACCCGGCCATCTGGAGAGATATTTCCTCCCTGAACTTTTCTGGCGCACCCGCCTTCTATATCTTCTGGCGGTTATGATCCTGCCGACCATCTATTTTATGACAGGCGATTTCACTCGCTGGCGCCGCCGCAAAAGTATAACTGCCGCGGCCGGCGAGAAAAAACTGGCTGATCTGGCCGAAAAAGTCCCCGGTGACTATATCTCGCTGATCGATAAGAAGTTGCGCAGCTCCAGACATATGTCCCGGAGGAAATTCTGCCGGTATCTTTTAAAAGATGAGGTCGATTTCTCCAGAGTTGCAAATTTTTTGGGAGAATTATCGGAGGAAGAGGTATATCATCTGCTGATCGATGTGCTTGAACAGGAAAAGATAGACCCCGAAAAGCTTGCGCATAATCTGGTCAGCGTTGATAGAAATCTCGCCCGCAAAATGACCAGGAGAGTTGACTGGCGCCGCCGGGCGGAAAAATGCGACCGGAGAGAACTCGAGATGAGATTTTTGCTGCGTAATTTTTTGGAGCTGAGAAGTTTTGCAGAAGCCGGAGAACTGGCAGCGCTGATAATCAAAAAATCCTCTTCACCCTGGCTGCTGCATTATTCTCTGCGGGCTTTAAAACGCCTGGATTCCTCTTTGGGGGAAATCGGCCTTAAAACGGGTGATCTGCAGCGGCTGGAAAATTTAGATCACCCGCTGATTGCCGGCGAATTGAGCGGAATCAGGGCGAAAATCCAAAATAACGGATTGGAGGTGGAATGA
- a CDS encoding SIR2 family NAD-dependent protein deacylase, with amino-acid sequence MKSEDRESSLQQAATMIKDADYLVAFTGAGISAESGIPTYRGEDGLWDEYEPEKTASLSAFRENPRVFWKFIRETAVEKEASANPAHKVLAGWEKDNRLKTVITQNIDLLHQEAGSSEVLPLHGSLAKARCLDCGAEYSWTEIESMIESEGIPVCRSCGSEKVKPGVIFFGESLPRQVFRRAEKEIKRCDVLLVIGSSLSVYPAAELPARAKRSGAELVYVNADRGQRPEIFDIIITGRAGSILPRLEEKI; translated from the coding sequence ATGAAGTCAGAAGACAGAGAAAGTTCACTGCAGCAGGCGGCCACCATGATTAAAGATGCTGATTATTTAGTCGCTTTTACAGGAGCGGGGATTTCGGCTGAAAGCGGCATCCCTACTTATCGCGGTGAGGATGGACTGTGGGATGAATATGAGCCGGAAAAAACCGCTTCGCTGAGCGCTTTTCGTGAAAATCCTCGTGTTTTCTGGAAGTTCATCAGGGAGACGGCTGTCGAGAAAGAAGCCAGCGCCAATCCGGCCCATAAAGTTCTGGCCGGCTGGGAAAAGGATAACAGACTTAAAACTGTTATAACGCAAAATATCGATCTTCTGCATCAAGAAGCCGGCAGCAGCGAGGTGCTGCCGCTTCACGGTTCGCTCGCAAAGGCCCGCTGCCTTGACTGCGGCGCCGAATACAGCTGGACCGAGATAGAGTCGATGATCGAATCTGAAGGCATTCCCGTCTGTCGCAGCTGTGGCAGCGAAAAAGTCAAACCCGGTGTGATTTTCTTTGGAGAGAGCCTGCCCCGGCAGGTTTTTCGCCGGGCGGAAAAAGAGATCAAAAGATGTGATGTTCTGCTTGTAATTGGTTCCTCTCTTTCTGTATATCCAGCAGCTGAACTGCCCGCGCGGGCGAAGCGATCGGGAGCAGAACTTGTTTATGTGAATGCTGATCGGGGCCAGAGACCCGAGATATTTGATATTATTATTACCGGCAGGGCCGGCAGTATTCTGCCCCGGCTGGAAGAAAAAATTTAG
- a CDS encoding pirin family protein: MINKNRVIAAEEKSEGEGALVNRLFPTAEINHLDPFVLLDEFQVEPPNSFAEHGHRGFEAVSYILEGGLKHSDNLDNEAAAEAGELQYFRAGKGIRHSEEPVGEGLSRGIQLWINLPRELKETSPEYRLIASENIPLQEKPGLRIKTILGPGAPLEVSADVIMQDVELSREETFNLQLSDRHQGLIFVISGELQGQKKVARHQGYLLAPAAGCELKSTAESSRFIVLIGEPLEQEIKIEGGAVL, translated from the coding sequence GTGATTAACAAAAATAGAGTTATTGCAGCTGAAGAGAAGTCAGAAGGAGAGGGAGCTTTAGTCAACAGGTTGTTTCCGACTGCTGAAATTAATCATCTCGATCCCTTTGTGCTGCTGGATGAATTTCAGGTGGAGCCGCCCAACAGTTTTGCCGAACACGGCCACCGCGGTTTCGAAGCTGTGAGCTATATTCTGGAAGGTGGTCTGAAGCACAGCGATAATCTCGATAACGAAGCTGCTGCCGAGGCGGGAGAACTGCAGTATTTCCGGGCCGGAAAAGGGATCAGACATTCCGAAGAACCGGTCGGAGAGGGTTTGAGTCGTGGTATTCAGCTCTGGATAAATCTGCCCCGGGAACTAAAAGAGACCAGCCCTGAATACCGGCTGATAGCTTCCGAAAATATCCCCCTCCAGGAAAAACCGGGACTGCGCATAAAGACCATTCTGGGGCCAGGAGCGCCGCTGGAAGTGTCAGCAGACGTCATCATGCAGGATGTGGAGCTCAGCCGGGAAGAGACATTCAATCTGCAGCTTTCGGACAGACATCAGGGACTGATATTTGTAATCTCCGGTGAACTGCAGGGGCAGAAAAAAGTCGCCCGGCATCAGGGTTATCTTCTGGCGCCGGCAGCCGGGTGCGAGCTCAAATCAACTGCTGAGAGCTCCAGGTTTATCGTTCTTATAGGCGAGCCCCTGGAACAGGAGATAAAGATAGAGGGTGGAGCTGTGCTTTAA
- a CDS encoding flavodoxin family protein, which translates to METLIVYYSRTGTTREIADRLSVHLNADLLELEDSRDRSGIFGLIRSGFDALTSNVTVIDDFDHQIDEYDAIIIGTPVWAGKMTPAVRTFLLGNAGVLPEVAFFVTLAGSSPRGTLEGMEELADKEPLANLILNKDEALGQKGDRDKEIEEFVRMICDKIEEKPGDTCEANKKSPI; encoded by the coding sequence ATGGAGACTCTGATTGTATATTACTCAAGAACCGGTACCACCCGGGAAATTGCCGACAGGCTGTCCGTGCATCTCAATGCTGATCTGCTGGAGCTGGAAGACAGCCGTGATAGGTCAGGAATTTTTGGTCTGATACGTTCCGGCTTCGATGCCCTCACCTCCAATGTTACCGTCATTGATGATTTTGACCATCAGATTGATGAATATGATGCTATAATTATCGGCACCCCGGTCTGGGCGGGGAAAATGACTCCGGCTGTACGCACTTTTTTGCTGGGAAATGCCGGTGTTCTTCCCGAAGTAGCTTTTTTCGTAACGCTGGCCGGATCAAGCCCCCGCGGGACCCTGGAGGGTATGGAGGAGCTGGCGGATAAAGAACCGCTGGCCAATCTCATACTGAATAAGGATGAAGCTCTGGGACAAAAAGGGGATAGAGATAAAGAAATAGAGGAATTTGTCCGGATGATCTGTGACAAAATTGAGGAGAAGCCCGGGGATACCTGCGAAGCCAACAAAAAAAGTCCGATATAA
- a CDS encoding TMEM165/GDT1 family protein, with protein MELIVAVFMAVFFAEMGDKTQLTTLIMSGCPFPRQVFLGAISALFLVTAMAVGAGRVVFELVPENIIVLTGGIFFLAVGIVAFFSRGSAEEDQRAIDCEKKAFTLTFSLVFLAEMGDKTQLTVMSFAAVSGRPLAVLAAAMAAQSINHGLAAFMGSKLLSRIPHRTVKTLSALIFLGLGILIIAFSWL; from the coding sequence ATGGAACTGATAGTTGCCGTTTTCATGGCAGTATTTTTTGCAGAAATGGGCGATAAAACACAGCTTACTACATTGATAATGTCCGGCTGCCCCTTTCCCCGCCAGGTATTTCTCGGGGCTATATCTGCACTTTTTCTGGTGACGGCCATGGCAGTCGGAGCAGGCAGGGTGGTATTCGAACTGGTGCCCGAAAATATCATTGTGCTGACAGGAGGCATCTTCTTTCTGGCAGTGGGAATCGTAGCTTTTTTCAGTCGAGGATCCGCAGAGGAAGATCAGCGAGCTATAGATTGCGAAAAAAAGGCCTTCACTCTCACCTTCAGCCTGGTTTTTTTGGCCGAGATGGGAGATAAAACTCAGCTTACGGTTATGAGTTTTGCTGCTGTAAGCGGCCGGCCTCTGGCTGTGCTGGCTGCCGCGATGGCAGCTCAGAGTATAAATCACGGACTGGCTGCATTTATGGGCTCTAAACTTCTTTCGCGTATTCCCCATCGCACTGTAAAAACGCTGTCAGCATTGATTTTTCTGGGACTGGGCATATTGATCATAGCTTTTTCCTGGCTTTGA
- a CDS encoding L,D-transpeptidase family protein, which translates to MFIFLFLVTFTAGMSLSGADSARAQTAFTDEILPDYLSETINSDSHNYKTSTVLPDIYRNRDYELIWVDDEGLSTLGEKLYSLLSDADKRGLVVDDYNLNEINGIWFSLSRQNFQEASPDRIAEMELKLTDGFLRMMGDLALGQLESENLERREFSAEHKQHLRGVLERIISSGEFYPALQELQPSHQYYWQLKEELAERIETGEQADVIKSFKLNLERWRWLPQDLGDRFIIANQPSFTLEVFEDDRRILDMKTVVGETNRETPDISSRITHLVLSPRWYLPNSIAVSDHLPKIQEDLEYLEEKQFRIYREEEDRFVEVDPKEIDWQEKNQDNFPYYIWQEAGPQNALGRVNFRFPNEHQINLHDTPDRHLFDESYRAYSSGCIRMEKPLELTHYLLEEKNDWDEERVQKKINEREETLVNLPDPIDIHLTYFTVKPDYEDGSLNYYGDIYSRNENLEQALEFD; encoded by the coding sequence ATGTTTATATTTTTATTTTTGGTCACTTTTACGGCCGGAATGAGCCTGTCGGGGGCAGATTCTGCTCGGGCACAGACAGCATTTACCGATGAAATTCTGCCCGACTATCTCAGCGAAACTATAAATTCAGACTCACACAACTACAAGACTTCAACCGTGCTGCCGGACATTTATCGCAATCGAGATTATGAACTGATATGGGTCGATGATGAAGGGCTCTCAACCCTGGGAGAAAAACTCTACTCTCTCTTGAGCGATGCCGATAAGCGTGGACTTGTGGTCGATGATTACAACCTCAACGAAATAAACGGCATCTGGTTTTCCCTGTCCCGGCAAAATTTTCAGGAGGCCAGCCCCGACCGGATTGCGGAGATGGAGTTAAAATTAACTGATGGTTTTCTCCGCATGATGGGCGATTTGGCTTTAGGACAGCTGGAAAGCGAGAACCTGGAAAGACGCGAGTTTTCGGCCGAGCACAAACAGCATCTTCGCGGGGTGCTGGAAAGGATTATTTCCAGCGGCGAATTCTATCCCGCCCTGCAGGAATTACAGCCTTCTCATCAATATTACTGGCAGCTTAAAGAGGAACTGGCGGAGAGAATTGAAACAGGTGAACAAGCGGATGTGATCAAATCTTTCAAGCTTAATCTGGAAAGGTGGCGCTGGCTGCCGCAGGATTTGGGAGATCGCTTTATTATCGCCAATCAGCCCTCATTTACCCTGGAAGTCTTTGAGGATGATCGACGCATCTTGGATATGAAAACTGTCGTCGGAGAAACGAACAGAGAAACTCCCGATATCAGCAGCCGGATTACGCATCTGGTTTTGAGCCCACGCTGGTATCTGCCCAATTCCATCGCCGTTAGTGACCACCTGCCTAAAATTCAGGAGGATTTAGAGTATCTTGAGGAAAAGCAGTTTCGAATTTACCGGGAAGAAGAGGATCGATTTGTCGAGGTCGATCCCAAAGAGATAGACTGGCAGGAAAAAAATCAGGATAATTTTCCCTATTATATCTGGCAGGAAGCCGGTCCGCAAAATGCTCTGGGCAGGGTTAATTTTCGTTTTCCCAACGAACATCAGATAAATCTGCATGATACTCCCGATAGGCATCTTTTTGATGAGAGTTATAGGGCCTACAGCTCTGGCTGTATAAGAATGGAAAAGCCTCTTGAGCTGACCCATTATTTGCTGGAAGAAAAGAATGATTGGGATGAGGAGAGAGTTCAAAAGAAAATTAATGAGCGCGAGGAAACTCTGGTCAATCTGCCCGATCCGATCGATATACATCTGACATATTTCACCGTAAAGCCTGATTATGAAGACGGCAGCCTCAATTACTATGGTGATATTTACAGTCGAAATGAAAATCTCGAACAGGCTTTAGAATTTGATTGA
- a CDS encoding class I SAM-dependent methyltransferase, whose translation MSRVFNPQNSSRLLSEERKEWLPPKKILEACGLKEGDQFFDVGCGNGFFSLPAAEMVGSEGEVHGFDISSDMLEELSERRAESDHTNIYLHQVEAEGLPENRMPGLNGRADVLFFANILHEVEDPGEFFGSYLRLLEEESGRVVILDWRYDEMEPGPDLEERLKSGEIKAILKENDLEIIFSKILNKRFYMFVGVSA comes from the coding sequence ATGTCCAGAGTATTCAATCCCCAGAATAGTTCCCGTCTTTTGTCCGAGGAGAGAAAGGAATGGCTTCCTCCCAAAAAAATTTTGGAAGCCTGCGGTCTAAAAGAGGGCGACCAGTTTTTTGATGTAGGCTGTGGCAACGGATTCTTCAGCCTGCCGGCTGCTGAAATGGTGGGAAGTGAAGGAGAAGTTCACGGGTTCGATATATCCTCCGATATGCTGGAAGAACTCTCCGAGCGGAGGGCAGAAAGCGATCATACCAATATCTATCTCCATCAGGTGGAAGCTGAGGGTCTGCCGGAAAACCGCATGCCGGGTTTGAATGGAAGAGCTGATGTGCTCTTTTTTGCCAACATACTGCATGAAGTTGAAGACCCCGGAGAATTTTTCGGCTCCTATCTGCGGCTGCTCGAAGAGGAAAGCGGCAGAGTTGTCATCCTGGACTGGCGCTATGATGAGATGGAGCCAGGGCCCGACCTGGAGGAAAGACTAAAATCGGGAGAGATCAAGGCTATACTCAAAGAGAATGATCTGGAGATTATTTTCAGCAAAATTTTAAATAAACGCTTTTACATGTTTGTAGGTGTCAGTGCTTAG
- a CDS encoding inositol monophosphatase family protein has product MAFRPDIDIETVKSWCREVGDYQLDNFEGDIDFESKDQKINLVSEVDKKSESMLIERIAGEFPDHSVLAEERGEDRQKSSVRWIIDPLDGTVNYIHGFPIFSISIAVFQEETPELAVVYLPVRDVFFTSRQGEGSWRDSERLQVDDQAELSTSIVATGFPYDHQQESEEVLNYLEEIIPRAGGIRRTGSAAYDLALVAAGIFGGFWEIKLSPWDVAAGILLVKEAGGLASDFSGRDISLSGEEIVAGSPGVHDELLTFLQQAVR; this is encoded by the coding sequence ATGGCTTTCAGACCGGATATCGATATCGAAACAGTAAAGAGCTGGTGTCGTGAGGTGGGGGATTATCAGCTTGATAATTTTGAAGGCGATATAGATTTTGAGAGCAAAGATCAGAAGATAAATCTCGTCTCGGAGGTCGATAAAAAATCCGAGAGCATGCTCATAGAAAGAATTGCCGGTGAGTTTCCGGATCACTCCGTGCTGGCTGAAGAGCGGGGAGAGGACCGACAAAAATCATCTGTGCGCTGGATTATCGATCCTCTCGACGGCACCGTCAATTATATTCACGGATTTCCCATCTTCTCTATATCCATCGCGGTTTTCCAGGAAGAAACACCCGAACTGGCTGTAGTTTATCTGCCAGTGCGGGATGTATTTTTTACGAGCCGCCAGGGTGAAGGAAGCTGGCGTGATTCTGAGAGGCTGCAGGTCGATGATCAGGCGGAGCTGTCGACGAGCATTGTGGCCACGGGCTTTCCCTATGACCACCAGCAGGAGAGTGAAGAGGTGCTGAATTATCTGGAAGAAATCATTCCCCGGGCGGGAGGCATAAGAAGAACCGGCTCGGCGGCTTATGATCTGGCTCTGGTTGCTGCAGGGATATTCGGTGGTTTCTGGGAGATCAAACTCTCCCCCTGGGACGTTGCCGCGGGTATATTGCTGGTAAAAGAAGCCGGCGGCCTGGCCTCCGATTTTTCCGGCCGGGATATAAGCCTCTCCGGAGAGGAAATTGTGGCAGGTTCGCCGGGGGTACATGACGAACTCCTGACCTTTTTGCAGCAGGCCGTCAGATAA